The DNA segment TCGAACAATTTACTTAATTACTTCCATTATTAACGCTTTATTAAGCGATCTAaacttttataagaaaattttttaattgcccTTTTATAAGCGAAGTGTAAGCACAATTTAATGCCAAGGTCATCTGGAACATCAGTTTATAGgcactttttccaaaattttcctAAATGAGTTGGACGAAGATTCGATAccaaatttgaataataattattacagaTCCAGTAAAGGTATTGAAATGGCTTCGCAATTGCATTTTTTGTCTTCACACTCGCGAAAATTACAAGCAATTTGCATGCGAAGACGCaagtaaaacataaatatagactgaaatgaaatattcagaGGTGTCGAGTTCGAACAGAAggctaaataaaaatgcaataaatattagTGTGGACAGCGAAACCAAATGATCGTTTGATAAATTGCCAACTATCAAGTCCGTATAAGTAGGGACCACCCATAATTGTTATGAGTTCGCAGTGGAATTCGAAATTGActcgttttttctttaattgaagGTCATTGAAGAAATCtttggcaaaatttttcaattcatatATTTAGTAGAGAAACAActattttgttcaatatttcaTTGGAGTAAATTTTCAGCAACCGTGTGGTTGCTTGATTTATATCCTTCAGTGACTACCTTCAATGCACATTTTTCATAACGATCCATTAGTCCCTCGCAAttgtatttgaatatatgccTTAATGAGCCTGGGAAACTAACAAATACGTTCCACTAGCGACGTATAAAGCTAAGTGTACCAAGGATCACAGCTAACATTGGGCGATCtttattttaatcattaattctAATTTGTCTCATAGACCACCCATCTTAAAACCCTTTTAAGCGCTAAAAACCCAGGCTTAAATTCGAACATCTAACAGTaatctattaaaaaattctCAGAAATTACTTAActcaattttatatgtattttgcataattttttcgcTTAACTTATTAATTTAGCTGTAATCATAGCTATTAGCCACTTCTGCAGTTCGTTTTCTGGTTTTGGAGCATGTGTACTGCTTGTAAATTACGAAATTTATCATTTGTAGACGTTCGAAAAATATGCAACACCAACGAAAAAACGCTAAGAAACTTACGCAAATCTTTGGCAGCAACTGTATTAGCCAATTGTACTGCGAGTTGTACAAACAGCAACAGCCACACTGACGGTAGCAATGTTAACTTGAAGCCAAAGTCACTATGTAACTTGTTGCGCATGCGTGCCGACATTTTACTACTATTAAgttatttcacttttcttaaggtttttttttatacttttttctgtTAATCACACGAACGTATTACGTTTTAATTTACGATTGCCTTGCatggaaatttttactattattgaaatatattttttttcaactgaatttCGATTAAAACACTTTATCGCTTGCAAGTGATTAAAAAGCTATTTcgtaattttctttttgaatttgccGGATAGGCACGCCATCAACGCCACTGTTCTGTCTACAGCGAGTTATCAACACAAATTGAACGGGATGCTAGACGCATGCGCGGCTTTTATAGTAAGCTTCAGCTTTGCTGACTACCTAACTAGTCGCCGCTACAAAAGCAAACAGACCATCCGTCAGCTTCATAGTGCCACTACGCACTCTCACACATGCTCAGGCACATACAAACAGTTTTATGTGCATATGAACGCCTGCAGAGTGAACTTTTTAAGCCGTCCACCGCATGCAGTCATCTACAGGGTTTTCatataagagtgatatgatttcttaaaagaaacaCACTAATggttaagaaaattcaaatgttttatgtttaatgtgaagtaaaatttatacaaataagttTTGAATGTAACATTATTTAGGTagcctccacgacttcttttgcaggaacgagttcgatgaacccaattttcgtgtactttttccactaaacgaAGCCGTATGTCAcgaatagcacgttcaatattgacttctaaaactTAAAGAAAGTCTGGTTTATTCCTAAAAAGCAATGACAAGAAGTATGTAGTCTAAATCACATCTTCGTGAAGGCctttcaatgtcacaatttcttgaaataatgaatgctacatacttttctcgcaataaatcGGTTTTTGCACGTAATGTGTGGCACATAgctccgtcttgttggaaccagatgttgaggccataaaaagttggttatcatcgatctataccccTCTTGTACATTGttcttccatgatgaaattgtaagcATCACTggatacaatgaaaaaaaattatagatcaTGGcatattaagggggtattctggtctagacgcatgaattttaggcattttttaaactaagataaaaaaaaatgaaaaacatttttactatccattttttttatatgttttttattgacattttaataatataaaaaaaattgcaagaaaaaaaaccaaaattcgtcgagatacgggccggtggagtgggggcttcaaaaaaaacggtgcgtcctggttgacgtgatttcaacccttgtagagatctaaaacacaaagaacaagaagattcttcattagtaaggatgtcgcTATCGGGTtgattattttcaaacaaaaaaaaatggcgtcgacttgaaaaaaaaaatttttacgcgattttttcgacctttcgaattttttaaaaatacttcaaatcaaaatttttggaaatccaacacagacacgttagagcattgtataaagaagatatgtaccaaatttcaaaggaatcggttcagtagaacttgagatatcatgtcaaccacctcaaaaaaagtagtttcgagaaaaacgctttaaagtttaggagacaattctagtaaGCACGGACGCCACGTCTTAAAATCGGCTGTAtgtccgaaaataagtcgaattttgaaaaattcttccaaggtcatatttgtaaaagtctaaactttcaaaatatgcaaaaaaaaaatcgattttttcaaaatcctagaccagaatacccccttaaaaatgGCCGAGACATAAAAAATGGctgaaatcatatcatccctattggaaaacccggtacatactatatgtagtcTATTTGCCAATCCTATCTCTAAACCGCTTGCACTacgaaacaatttaaataaaacatctatgtacatacataagttgaaGATCTTATGCGTACTGTACCTTATAATCCTTCGATGAACTACAAACCATTACAAAAGCTATTCGAAAAATGCGACTGTTTTTGATTTCACCAACTCACAGTGCTACCTAACTGTTATATTTTCAGATCGATTATAATTGATCATAATGATATCTATGTGAACCGCTAATGCTAACATTATAGTTTTTTCCCCGTTGCACTCACAAAAACATTCACTGGCTTACCGCATATTTTAGGCTCTAAATTTAGAGAATAGCTTTTGAGCATAGCTCCTTTCGAGAGCTAATACAAGCAGCTAAGCTTTAGCCTATATTTGAAAACCAACTCGATAATAAATGTTGTTGCTCTACATAAACTCGTTTCAGTGCTCAGATTGATTGAAGCTCTGCTCTTGTAAGTGCAGCATCCTCTACTTCGGACGCAACTCTGCTACATCTATTCATATGCATACTTTTGTACGCTCATGGAGGCTTGAAACTGCTTCTCAACGGCTTCGATATTTTTGTATGAAGCTTTtcttatatttgaaatttattcggTGCGCGTTTATTTCGAACACTTAAACACAGAATGATATTACTTTACCTACTCCTACTAAAGCGTGCGCTTTGTTGTTTAGTATTTACATGTTAATCACTTGCTTTTTCGTTTTCgtgtctatatttttatttaacgacCTAAAGTAGAATCTTTATCCATAGTTCTGAGCTTATCAATCTGCCGTTCTCATATTTCGTCGTTTCAATTTACGAAGCACAGTCAGAAAGATTCAGAGTAAGAGATCCTAATAACACACTTTCGTTTGAAGTTGGATATTTCAAGACCTAGACCTTTTAATAGCGGAACCGAGCCCAGAAAAAGTAACATAATAACTCGAGGCGGCTGGTTATTATAATTGCCTAATGTTTCTTCTTCCTCTTaggatatacaaaaaaaaaaaattatgacagGATTACCTACAATGGACTCTTCTTAGACTGTGATGAATATAAGTCACCTCTCGACAACGCATATTCGGATTATGTCTTGAAAATAATTCTCACAAAAACTTTGAGACAGCTTTGTAGATCTTCAGCAAAAGTGTAGGTGCATTTGAAAAATGCGAATATGTTTGAACGCATCTTcatatataggtacatatatatattatatttacatggAATAATGTcattttatgcatacatatgtatgtataaaatatatatatgtacatacatatttacaaaaattcagCGATCAGTGCTTTGTGCGTCATAAAAAGTAAACACCTGAGAGGTACTTTTACTGCAGCATCTTTGTGATCTTCAACTTCCCTAAAGgcataaagaaatatgtaagaatacatacatacagctatATACAAAGGGTATTCATAGCGCAGCACGTTTCATCGTAGTCATTACTAAGCGCCACGCTaatatattgttgttttttatttactcaTGTGATCACATCCTATAAATTTCCATATACTCTTATATGTTAGTAAGTACATACTCACATACGCATTCCAATTAATCACATTATATTACAGATCGCCGTAAACAACCAGTTGAACTCCCAATCATGCGGCATGCCAAGCCATGTAGTACGAGTAATCTGTCAACCAATTTATTGTCATCCATGTTTGCCCTTCTGTTTCAAGTATGTTCTTATTTAATTACTGTTCATTAACCTTTCAACTGGTGATTGTTGTTTAATGTACTCGTTGGCGCCACATTCACATTCTCGCTCTCTCCGTAATACATTTGACCTTATTCGAATGGATTCATTCGTAGCGTCCTTCGCATTTAACCTTGATTCTTGGCGACAACTTTTGCTGCATTTCTGCATTTAGCTGAATATGTTGCTTTTACTTTCataatgttttttaattgaaaatattaatatatgtatatacgagtacatagtatatatacatatactgttTTTTAGGGGAAATATAACTAGCTAAAAGAAAATGATTTCTAATGatatcaatcaaaatttttcagCTAAGGTTTGAACAGAGTGGAAcgtttatgttttttgacttttGGTTTTAGTTCTCAATAtgtggatagtcgaaaaagtcttttcgtattttgtcaatagatgtcgttgcagtcgtatatctccagtgctaccaatcacgttgtgtcataccatatgtgttcgaaaggtgaaattttaagcttcatttaaccaaaaaaaaattaattcggggaagttgaaaaaaagttacagctgctcaaaaaagagtgaaaataatgaagaaattcgctatactttgaaatttttgtataaaaaaagggaagaatgccgcACAAGCCACcattgaaatttgtgaagttcgTGTACCTCAACAATGCTTCGCTCGCTTCCcttctggaaatttcaaaatttcagtttACGCTGATgtaagttttacactgatggaataatgtctctaactggaaaattgcaaaattgcaaaaagtgttcgaccaaaatgatacatatttgtttatttatttattaataaaaatatagaaaaaaattgaagaatacgaaaagactttttcgactacccaatatgtatTCATGTTTGAGAAGGATAATAACTAGCTAAAACAATTTATTCATTCTTTGATTTATTTCGAATATGAGCCGAATCGCGGTccaaatgtgatttttcgtcATAACTTAGCTCAGGCGCTATCTATTGGGTTTTAAGTTCTCATCAAGATCGAttcgttaattttattttaatttttccaaaatacaaTAATACTGTACTAGTTACAGATTTTACTTAGACACACTTTTCAACCTaacctaaatttaaaaaactttgattAGTAGTCATACTATTTACTATTAGGTAATTTTTCAGTACAATAGtgggcatatacatacatatataagtctgtatatatactatataggcGTTACAATTATGattgaaaactttaattttttaatcttaaacCTTATATGTAAATCTCTGtatagattttatttttgtaaatttgtaaaaaatgtattgtaaaAGTTATTTCCAAAGCCAAAATGCgttaatactttttaatactCTAAGTTTCTCGTCAATGGTAGATTAGTAGGTCTCCTGATAACGCAATGCACAACTTTTTTCCAATGGACGATACTTGGGACCAGGTTTCGTGCGTTTCAACTCCTCTGCTTCCAAGCGTAGTTTTAATAATCTTTGACGCGCCGCATACGGAGTAATTACAGTACGCTGTGGTTTCTTCGCGCTCTCCTTAACCACTGCGCTTTTTATGCCTTTTGTGCCTGAGCTCTCCATCTTACCCTGCATCGACGATAAAGTCTCCCGTTGTAATTTACACACCAGCTGCTCCATTCCACCGGGTGTCAATGTGTTTTTACGCATCGGCAAATGCAAATCTAACCGTCGATGTACACTGAAACAGTCTTCAGCATTTTGTAAACGAAATTCTTGTAATTGGCGCAAGCGTTCCGCGTTCACGTCCGCGTCGCGCACACAAGCGGCGGCAGCAATACCGTCAACACCGCTGCCGCTGATAAGATTCAGCGTGGCATAGTTGTCACCCTGTGCGGATATCAGCTTCATTAACTGCTTTGCGCTCTCGTAGTAGCGTCGTTGCTCGGTGTATTCGTGCGGCAGCGCGTCGCCGCTATCGCTGTCGCGGTCACTTTTTGACGAAACGCTCAACGCGCTGAAGTTATCGCCCAGCGTTGACATACTTACGggcaaattctttaaaattgtgtttgtaGATGTGGACAATGGAGGCGGCGACGGTGTTTCGAACGAGGGCGCGGTTGCATTCGAGCTGTGAAACGAGGCTGGCGTAGCGCAAGACGTGGAAAATGTTACTGTGGTTGCGGCGGAATTGCGTCGACTAAAATTAGTAGTGCTATGCAAATTGGTATGACCGAGTCCGCGACGATTTTTGTTGACCTCGGCGGGCAgagttgtttttctttttattttaacaaaatctgTATTTTGTTTATTCTTCGCCGCTGTTCTTGTATTAGAAATATGTTTATCGCGTTTGCTTGCAACACTGAAAATACTTCCGCTGCCAGTTGTTTTGCGCTTGATGCAATTTACATGGGTATTGCTGCAACATGTCGACGCAACACTGCTGCAATAACATTTACTATCGTATTGCGCGCgatttattgacattttttctaataactttagagcggaaaatttttaataaataatgcgTCTTATTTAACGTTATTGCACCCACTTTATAAACCTTTGACAAACCGGTTACATTATCCGTTGTTATGTTTATTTCTCGCACTTGGCAGTTGTGCTTTTGTGCTTAAGGTGGTTGTTTATGTTGTTATGGCTGACCCcatatgttttaagttctctggttgtTTACAAAACAACTGACAACTCTTTTCTTGTGGTGGTTGCCATATTGTTTTATGTATCTTGCAAGCCGTCACAACAGTCCACCCATAGACGGCGCGCTTATAAGTaagtaaacattttatatttgtttctcGCTTAAaataaaagacttaagcaacaaacttgatccattttcgaaaaaagtgtATAAAGTTGCGAGAAGTttctttgaacaaaataaagactttttgtctgttttttatttttaatttagctttcttgctaattatattttttcaaatggtCGGAAGTCCGAGTAGTGCTGCCTTTGGATGAAAATACTTTAGTTCAACGGTTATCATAAGTCTTTCGTTACAATTTCGGACATATCTAAGGATAACAATGCAAAATAGGACGAAGCTGTactgtacttacatatatctcGGGTTATCTGATAAAATGTCTCTTTACAGAATGATAATACGAGTACGAGGCATAGCTCACAAGGCGGTAAATTTGTTGGTGTCTGTGCACTCGTCTTGGCTTTTCTTctcgttttattttatacagttattttatatgtaatggCATACGTAatcgtaaaaaataataaaaatatataaaatcataaaattcttTCATTTAATGCACAGCAatgagaaaatatttctgaaaatccATACTTAACTATCAAATGTGTAGAATTAATGCAACTTAATAAATGttcgtatattttttattatacttttcatTCGTTTTCAAATTAAACAGTGCTATTGTTACAAGTGTAGCTTaataatagtatatatatattgttaagttaatttttttagttattctcTTAGTAATatgcatacaatttttatataccctctttaatttttttttacttttttacatttttgtattttttatttaaatttgtgattttttcccCTTTGTAAACCCGctgaaatatacttgtatatatttatgtagttgAATATcgtattttacttatttatttgtttctttttttaattaattacaagagaatatttattaatattcattattacaattattatacatatgcatgcatgtgtgtgtatgcatatacaattactatatatgtatgtacgtataataTAAACAATGTGTCACAAAACGCGTTTGAGTTTTATTCGCTTTATTTTTACTGAAACATGCTAATGCTGATCTTCTTTTGTAGTTTaatcaatattttgtatttttcttttgattgtacatatattaatatttttatttagtactGCTTGTAATAGTCAATgttgcaattttattaaatttattgcgtTTGCTTATTGCAATTTTCCTAGCAGTTCACTATTTTCCATGCAGCATTATAAAACAAGAATCcacatattcaaaaaaaagaaaacagaaactCAAAATCAAAATGGATAACAATAGAATCTTTCGGAAACTTTTGatctttaaaaaatgttctATAAATATCAATAAACATGCtgcttcatatatgtacataggtgcaGCGTCAAGAAGGTTTTTTATATAGTGAAAGCTTAACAATATGAGCTTTAAGCGGTAAAAACTTTTACTTAGCTTTTGAGAAATTACAAGTTTTGAAACACttgcagaaaaatttaaatgtttctaacaaaaactttaaacattgCGAAACTTTCACCAGCTCTCGTTATATTTTATCGAATATACATAGGAAGAGCTTGCGCACTCGCTCCTTTATTTGACGCTGAAAGCTGCCAACACTTGAATCGTTCAGCCAAAGCACATTCAACTTCTTAGTACAGTATTTAACTGATAACAGCAAAAAAGTTATACAAGTACATTTCTTTTATGTAAATGTGAGTGGTTTTTTGAACTAGTCtgaatagaatttaaaaaacatttttgttttttgttttcaaaattcaatgagtttcttctttctctcttctGACTATTGCAATTGCTTAAActtttgagtatttttatttgagcaaacaaattaaaaattcacttttactCTACATTTTCTCTGCTCTCTTCATAATTTTGAAGCTCTTTGTGTCTGTCTTTAAATATTGGGAAAATGTTT comes from the Bactrocera neohumeralis isolate Rockhampton chromosome 2, APGP_CSIRO_Bneo_wtdbg2-racon-allhic-juicebox.fasta_v2, whole genome shotgun sequence genome and includes:
- the LOC126750904 gene encoding uncharacterized protein LOC126750904; its protein translation is MSINRAQYDSKCYCSSVASTCCSNTHVNCIKRKTTGSGSIFSVASKRDKHISNTRTAAKNKQNTDFVKIKRKTTLPAEVNKNRRGLGHTNLHSTTNFSRRNSAATTVTFSTSCATPASFHSSNATAPSFETPSPPPLSTSTNTILKNLPVSMSTLGDNFSALSVSSKSDRDSDSGDALPHEYTEQRRYYESAKQLMKLISAQGDNYATLNLISGSGVDGIAAAACVRDADVNAERLRQLQEFRLQNAEDCFSVHRRLDLHLPMRKNTLTPGGMEQLVCKLQRETLSSMQGKMESSGTKGIKSAVVKESAKKPQRTVITPYAARQRLLKLRLEAEELKRTKPGPKYRPLEKSCALRYQETY